In Rhodothermales bacterium, the following are encoded in one genomic region:
- a CDS encoding FecR domain-containing protein, with protein MNEHDEALILRSLDTELSPDQAARLDDLLRTSPDAALLHRQHQWLREAIHAGGAATFSNTFTDDVLRRVAEAKAPTLRLVFPLHSYQMLALAASVVLLVISGLLWWTTLRTIEALPGERLVAHLPDGSTVELNSASSLTYRPFLGRLSRTVRLDGEGFFSVASDGSPFVVETHNARVQVLGTRFNVSTRPALDARETRVAVEEGRVFVQALVPDDAGVTLDAAQETVVHADTTRPKRPTTVALDLTLAWRSGGLAFQGLPLRLATDELGRRYGRTIAVERTLGEVSVGYIQPSPQSLESVLTDICASVNLAYRRTANGYEIYRP; from the coding sequence ATGAACGAGCATGACGAAGCGCTGATCCTGCGTTCGCTGGACACCGAGCTGTCGCCCGACCAGGCCGCCCGGCTCGACGACCTGCTGCGCACCTCCCCGGACGCGGCGTTGTTGCACCGGCAGCATCAATGGCTCCGCGAGGCCATCCACGCCGGCGGCGCCGCGACGTTTTCGAATACCTTCACCGACGACGTGTTGCGACGCGTCGCGGAGGCGAAGGCACCGACCCTGCGGCTGGTATTTCCACTCCATTCCTATCAGATGCTCGCCCTTGCGGCCTCGGTCGTCCTGCTCGTTATCAGCGGCCTCCTGTGGTGGACGACATTACGGACCATCGAGGCGCTGCCCGGCGAACGGCTCGTGGCCCATCTACCGGACGGCTCGACCGTCGAGCTCAACAGCGCCTCCTCGCTCACTTATCGTCCGTTCCTGGGCCGGCTCTCTCGCACCGTCCGCCTCGATGGTGAAGGGTTCTTCAGCGTTGCATCCGATGGCTCCCCGTTTGTCGTCGAGACACACAATGCCCGCGTCCAGGTCCTCGGCACCCGCTTCAACGTATCGACGCGCCCGGCGCTCGACGCCCGCGAAACCCGCGTCGCCGTCGAGGAAGGCCGCGTCTTCGTCCAGGCGCTCGTGCCGGACGATGCCGGCGTCACCCTCGATGCCGCCCAGGAAACCGTCGTCCACGCCGACACCACACGCCCGAAACGACCCACAACGGTCGCGCTGGACCTAACCCTCGCGTGGCGCAGCGGCGGCCTGGCCTTCCAGGGCCTTCCCCTCCGGCTGGCGACCGACGAGCTCGGCCGGCGATACGGCCGCACCATCGCGGTCGAACGAACCCTTGGCGAGGTCTCCGTTGGCTACATCCAACCCTCGCCACAATCCCTCGAATCCGTCCTCACCGACATCTGCGCGTCGGTCAACCTGGCCTATCGCCGCACCGCCAATGGATACGAAATCTACCGTCCATGA